In a genomic window of Zestosphaera sp.:
- a CDS encoding Snf7 family protein translates to MGSNFKEFEKSWKGKDKSVGDHIKELFVKEKPLRYRLAMAHYKLNSMTRRLEVYLDRLKARDKELFEKVVDALISKDQTRAVMYANEVAELRKVAKSLFLVQVALEQIGLRIESIREIGEIAAYLGPVVGVVKDVREAIKNTLPEIGIELGEIQDILQETVMEAGEMIGVGGVSMYATPDARKILEEAKVVAEQRMKEAFPALPSIPTAISEQAKSTTESS, encoded by the coding sequence TTGGGTTCGAACTTCAAGGAGTTTGAGAAGTCCTGGAAGGGGAAGGATAAGAGTGTGGGCGACCATATTAAGGAGCTGTTCGTTAAGGAGAAGCCGTTGAGGTACAGGCTTGCTATGGCTCACTACAAGCTAAACTCCATGACTAGGAGGCTTGAGGTCTACTTAGACAGGCTTAAAGCTAGAGATAAGGAGCTCTTTGAGAAAGTTGTTGACGCCTTAATATCTAAAGACCAGACTAGAGCAGTGATGTATGCCAACGAAGTAGCTGAACTAAGGAAAGTCGCTAAGAGCCTCTTCCTAGTTCAGGTTGCTCTAGAACAGATAGGCTTGAGGATCGAGTCAATAAGGGAGATCGGTGAGATAGCTGCTTACTTAGGTCCCGTAGTAGGAGTAGTTAAAGACGTGAGAGAAGCGATAAAGAACACGTTGCCTGAGATAGGTATAGAGCTAGGTGAGATACAAGACATCCTGCAGGAAACCGTAATGGAGGCTGGCGAGATGATAGGTGTTGGCGGCGTGAGCATGTACGCGACACCAGACGCAAGGAAGATACTTGAAGAAGCCAAGGTAGTTGCGGAGCAGAGAATGAAGGAAGCCTTCCCAGCACTGCCCTCAATACCTACCGCTATCTCGGAACAGGCAAAAAGCACGACAGAATCCAG